A single Struthio camelus isolate bStrCam1 chromosome 8, bStrCam1.hap1, whole genome shotgun sequence DNA region contains:
- the PARS2 gene encoding probable proline--tRNA ligase, mitochondrial, protein MAALLRRRGLLTASSRLRPAGGLRLGHGAARRRRLLVSRLFQPLSLQEGGEEAGEGRPGEPACRSQRLMVQGGLIHPAGPGCYHYLPSAVRAMEKLVRVIDGEMQAVGGQKLNMPSLSPAELWRASARWDHMGRELFRLADRHGKDYCLGPTHEEMVTDLVAAQSNLSYKQLPLRLYQVTRKFRDEPKPRFGLLRSREFYMKDMYTFDASEEAAHCTYGLVCDAYCRVFKALGLRFVQVQAGTGSIGGTMSHEFQLPADIGEDRLAVCPARHFAANMEMISTEQTACPTCGEPLTLTRGIEVGHTFYLGTKYSSVLNAYFYSAENKLQLAEMGCYGLGVTRILAAAIEVLSTEDSIRWPSLIAPYQVCFIPPKKGSKEEKGAPLMECLYEDLAEAAPQLAGDLVLDDRTQLTIGKRLKDANKLGYPYVIIAGKRVCDDPPAFEVWSQNAGEVMFLTREGVIELLSKVQVP, encoded by the coding sequence aTGGCGGCCTtgctgcggcggcgggggctgctgaCCGCCTCGAGCCGGCTGCGGCCCGCTGGCGGCCTCAGGCTGGGccacggcgcggcccggcggcggcggctgctggtcTCCCGGCTTTTTCAGCCGCTGAGTTTGCAGGAGGGCGGCGAGGAGGCCGGAGAGGGCCGGCCGGGAGAGCCGGCGTGCAGGAGCCAGAGGCTGATGGTGCAGGGCGGGCTCATccaccccgccggccccggctgctacCACTACCTGCCGTCCGCCGTGCGGGCCATGGAGAAGCTCGTCAGGGTGATAGACGGGGAAATGCAGGCCGTGGGGGGGCAGAAGCTGAACATGCCCAGCTTGAGCCCGGCGGAGCTGTGGCGGGCCAGCGCCCGCTGGGACCACATGGGCCGTGAGCTCTTCCGGCTGGCCGACCGGCACGGCAAGGACTACTGCCTGGGGCCCACGCACGAGGAGATGGTGACGGACCTGGTGGCCGCTCAGAGCAACCTCTCCTACAAGCAGCTCCCTCTCCGCCTGTACCAGGTCACGAGGAAGTTCCGGGACGAGCCCAAGCCCCGCTTCGGTTTGCTGCGCAGCCGGGAGTTTTACATGAAGGACATGTACACCTTTGATGCCTCCGAAGAGGCGGCTCACTGCACCTACGGCCTGGTGTGCGATGCTTACTGCCGCGTGTTCAAGGCCCTGGGCCTTCGCTTTGTGCAGGTGCAGGCGGGCACGGGCAGCATCGGGGGCACCATGTCGCACGAGTTCCAGCTCCCAGCAGACATCGGTGAGGACAGGCTGGCTGTGTGCCCTGCCCGGCATTTTGCGGCCAACATGGAAATGATAAGCACAGAGCAAACAGCTTGTCCCACGTGTGGGGAACCGCTAACCCTGACTCGAGGGATTGAAGTGGGGCACACGTTTTATCTGGGTACCAAGTACTCCTCGGTGCTCAATGCTTACTTCTACTCTGCCGAGAACAAGCTCCAGCTGGCAGAAATGGGTTGCTACGGCCTGGGTGTAACTCGCATCCTGGCAGCGGCCATCGAGGTGCTTTCCACGGAGGACAGCATCCGCTGGCCGAGCCTTATTGCCCCCTACCAGGTCTGCTTCATTCCCCCCAAGAAGGGcagcaaggaggagaagggagcccCGCTCATGGAGTGCCTGTATGAGGACCTTGCTGAAGCTGCGCCTCAGCTCGCCGGCGACTTGGTGCTGGATGACCGGACTCAGCTGACCATTGGCAAAAGACTAAAAGATGCCAACAAACTGGGTTATCCCTATGTGATAATAGCTGGGAAGAGGGTTTGTGATGACCCCCCTGCGTTTGAGGTGTGGAGTCAAAATGCTGGTGAGGTCATGTTCCTCACCAGGGAGGGTGTCATTGAGTTGCTGAGTAAAGTGCAGGTCCCTTAA